In Zygosaccharomyces rouxii strain CBS732 chromosome F complete sequence, a single window of DNA contains:
- the SPT8 gene encoding SAGA complex subunit SPT8 (similar to uniprot|P38915 Saccharomyces cerevisiae YLR055C SPT8 Subunit of the SAGA transcriptional regulatory complex but not present in SAGA-like complex SLIK/SALSA required for SAGA-mediated inhibition at some promoters), translating to MDDVDDILNNGRAAEDDMADEDDMADEDEEGEKEEEEVDAEQNDEDDDDDDDDDDDDDGLGLKSGASETGNQDDDDNDNEDEDDDDEDDEDDDDSEGGSDDGNDLNSENLSQQTGPGNSKGQEIEREREREEDRSKNDARQREDEREDMRDSQRFQGAFNGTPETANGEQSDQQDQDVEMKDANGDGENGGEPVGEETSAASKFDNLYNYYTQMLRSAKISDTYNIYPTAAIPIQTDVNALAMSKGLKYLFLGGSDGFIRKYDFLNTMDGKLALTILQKHSLAESIQNAGILVSYWENEIPQKKSEVKFLKNNKEYEPKVSPVYSLEVQSECLFLLSGLDNGGITLQGVRYMEGSIGHYFKGRDGHNSIVNLLKLNGSEDRFYSGSWDKRLLEWDLQTGGILNEFKGGTSEYSAIEMRPQFSSVNISEVATNLKASSGQDQDEDDDMGSLFGDDEEEDPNVKPDAEDEKPAQNPASALEEISRTTLNVVYDESVFMTSGLNGSVHIWDRRTTNAPVLKLERGPKVPPWCQSACWSMDGDHVYVGRRNAVVEEFDLKNPTQPSNTLKLPGISGPVSCVKAMPNNRQILCASKDNIRIYDTKADFSKGSTIPFLIVPGHHGGSISNLYVDPTCRFLVSTSGSRGWQGNSTDTTFIYEIDLE from the coding sequence ATggatgatgttgatgatattttgaaCAACGGTAGAGCTGCTGAAGATGACATGGCAGACGAAGACGACATggcagatgaagatgaagaaggtgaaaaggaagaggaagaggtAGATGCTGAGCAAAACGATGAagacgacgacgacgacgacgatgatgatgacgacgatgatGGGTTGGGGCTCAAAAGTGGTGCTAGTGAAACTGGGAATCAAGACGACGACGAcaatgataatgaagatgaggatgacgatgacgaggatgatgaggatgacGATGACAGTGAAGGGGGTAGTGACGATGGGAATGATCTAAACAGTGAAAACTTGAGTCAGCAAACGGGACCCGGAAACTCCAAGGGCCAAGAAatagaaagagaaagagaaagagaagaggaTCGATCCAAGAATGATGCCAGGCAGAGAGAAGATGAGAGAGAGGATATGAGAGACTCTCAACGTTTCCAGGGAGCTTTTAACGGCACACCAGAAACTGCCAATGGTGAACAGTCAGATCAACAGGATCAAGACGTAGAAATGAAAGATGCCAACGGGGATGGAGAGAATGGAGGAGAACCTGTTGGAGAAGAGACGTCAGCTGCATCTAAATTCGATAACCTTTACAATTACTATACCCAAATGCTTCGATCGGCAAAAATTTCCGATACCTATAACATCTATCCGACCGCCGCCATACCTATACAAACGGATGTCAATGCCCTGGCAATGTCGAAGGGACTCAAATACCTTTTCCTTGGTGGAAGCGACGGCTTTATTAGGAAATACGATTTTCTGAATACTATGGATGGTAAATTGGCATTAACCATTTTGCAGAAACACTCTCTAGCGGAGTCTATACAAAATGCAGGTATACTGGTATCGTACTGGGAGAATGAGATTCCACAAAAGAAATCAGAggttaaatttttaaagaataacAAAGAATACGAGCCCAAGGTAAGTCCCGTGTACTCTCTGGAGGTTCAAAGTGAATGCCTGTTCCTCCTAAGTGGATTAGATAACGGTGGAATTACTTTACAAGGTGTAAGATATATGGAAGGTTCTATCGGCCATTATTTCAAAGGCAGAGACGGTCACAACAGTATAGTAAACTTGTTGAAGTTAAACGGATCAGAGGATAGATTTTATAGTGGTTCCTGGGATAAGCGTCTATTGGAGTGGGATTTACAAACCGGGGGTATCCTAAATGAGTTCAAAGGTGGTACTTCTGAATATTCAGCAATTGAAATGAGACCTCAGTTCTCTTCAGTGAATATTAGTGAGGTGGCGACTAACTTAAAGGCATCCTCTGGACAGGATCAAGATGAGGACGATGATATGGGATCTTTATTCGGtgacgatgaagaggaggatcCTAATGTCAAGCCGGatgcagaagatgaaaaaccTGCACAGAATCCAGCTTCTgctttggaagaaatctCGAGGACGACTTTGAATGTGGTCTACGATGAATCAGTTTTCATGACGTCTGGTTTAAATGGATCTGTCCACATATGGGATAGACGCACGACTAATGCACCTGTACTCAAATTAGAAAGGGGTCCTAAAGTACCGCCATGGTGTCAATCCGCTTGTTGGTCCATGGATGGTGACCACGTCTACGTTGGTAGAAGAAATGCAGTTGTAGAAGAATTCGATTTAAAGAATCCGACACAGCCAAGTAATACTCTAAAACTACCGGGGATCTCTGGTCCCGTTTCATGTGTCAAGGCTATGCCCAATAATAGACAGATTCTGTGTGCATCTAAGGATAACATTAGAATTTACGATACAAAAGCTGATTTCTCTAAGGGCTCAACTATACCGTTCCTTATCGTACCTGGTCATCATGGTGGATCCATTTCTAACCTTTATGTGGATCCCACATGTCGATTCCTAGTGAGTACTAGTGGTAGCCGTGGTTGGCAGGGGAATTCTACGGATACGACGTTCATATATGAGATAGACTTAGAATAA
- the GYP8 gene encoding GTPase-activating protein GYP8 (similar to uniprot|P43570 Saccharomyces cerevisiae YFL027C GYP8 GTPase-activating protein for yeast Rab family members Ypt1p is the preferred in vitro substrate but also acts on Sec4p Ypt31p and Ypt32p involved in the regulation of ER to Golgi vesicle transport) translates to MRPPTVIRQPSFTTDQSLHHCELLAESLFDEKSIATFFTHQEQKDFKSRLIANSLENRDITALLKLGVSNFGFVTTDLRKESWYLLLSEQLVLPEEPKNEADNEFRHRDENQVQLDVNRSFSGIRDPQRKEKLRKLLENVIIHILRKHRQLNYYQGYHDVVSVFIIVFAQGKEYYPQGGVQEDVLCFSDMTNRDNEDISLSTEDVSNSTSSTSTQVFENEDYDAKKGFLVDEEKLFRCVEAFTLLYLRDFMMDSLDFPIDQLRIIPRLIKSIDTSLYKKLQLDKVEPFFAVSSILTVFSHEMKPTEDKELSTIFCIFDYIISTQSMSVPLLMYANLVVENKQRLLEEYDANLNNFENFIDLVHGVMQKVLLGVSHDEKLWDKILQKMRTSVKSVDFSYKKLVNKFSVLVTTAAGKATFTSQRDSQTRYDLNYVENLLTNEIQLNTNRKSLNNQRKSEKSSSFALLHRLSSLTCSSSFIYKISIFIGLMALLIKFHRDGSIKQFIPQIKLYIGNLRSSSLAGLYQESKYVWLDPLHGLLQTMATPVSSMNSSFVVNN, encoded by the coding sequence ATGAGACCACCAACAGTAATTAGACAGCCATCTTTCACAACAGATCAAAGTTTACATCATTGCGAACTATTAGCAGAATCATTATTcgatgaaaaatccatAGCTACTTTCTTTACTCACCAGGAGCagaaagatttcaagaGCAGATTAATTGCTAACTCGTTAGAGAATAGAGATATTACTGCACTATTAAAACTTGGTGTTAGTAATTTCGGGTTCGTTACTACAGATTTAAGAAAGGAAAGTTGGTATTTGCTGCTAAGTGAACAGCTGGTATTACCAGAAGAACCTAAGAATGAGGCTGACAACGAATTTAGACATAGGGATGAGAACCAAGTTCAGTTAGACGTCAATAGGTCATTTTCGGGTATTAGGGATCCACAACGCAAGGAAAAACTGAGAAAATTGCTAGAAAATGTTATTATTCATATCTTGCGTAAACATCGTCAACTAAACTATTACCAGGGCTATCATGATGTGGTAAGTGTATTTATCATTGTATTTGCTCAAGGTAAAGAATACTACCCACAGGGTGGGGTACAAGAAGATGTTTTGTGCTTTAGCGATATGACAAACAGGGACAATGAGGACATTTCCTTATCCACAGAGGATGTGAGTAACAGTACAAGTTCTACATCAACCCAggtatttgaaaatgagGATTATGATGCAAAGAAAGGGTTTCTTGTGGATGAAGAGAAATTGTTTAGATGCGTGGAAGCCTTTACATTGTTGTACCTAAGAGATTTCATGATGGATTCATTAGATTTCCctattgatcaattgagaaTTATACCCAGGTTGATCAAAAGTATTGATACGAGTCTTTACAAAAAATTACAACTGGATAAAGTGGAACCGTTTTTTGCAGTTTCATCTATCTTGACCGTATTCTCTCACGAGATGAAACCCACAGAGGATAAAGAACTCTCAACAATcttttgcatttttgaCTATATCATCTCCACGCAATCAATGTCAGTACCACTACTGATGTATGCaaatttggtggtggaaAATAAACAAAGACTCCTTGAGGAATACGATGCCaatttaaacaattttgaaaatttcatcgaTTTAGTTCATGGGGTCATGCAAAAGGTATTATTAGGAGTTTCTCATGATGAGAAGCTATGGGacaaaattttgcaaaagatGAGAACCAGTGTGAAAAGTGTGGATTTTAGTTATAAAAAATTAGTCAACAAATTTAGTGTTTTAGTGACAACTGCCGCTGGTAAGGCAACATTTACATCTCAAAGAGATTCACAAACTCGTTACGATCTTAATTATGTGGAGAATCTTTTGACTAAtgagattcaattgaacacTAACAGGAAATCACTTAACAATCAGAGGAAAAGTGAAAAGAGTTCGAGTTTTGCGCTTTTGCACCGTCTTTCTTCGCTTACATGTTCATCGTCATtcatttacaaaatttccaTCTTCATAGGTCTTATGGCATTACTGATTAAATTTCATCGTGATGGTTCAATTAAACAATTCATTCCTCAGATCAAACTATACATCGGCAACTTGcgttcatcttcattagcAGGGTTGTACCAGGAGTCAAAATACGTATGGCTGGATCCACTACATGGCCTACTTCAAACCATGGCAACTCCTGTTTCTTCGATGAACTCATCTTTCGTTGTAAATAATTAA
- the STE2 gene encoding alpha-factor pheromone receptor STE2 (similar to uniprot|P06842 Saccharomyces cerevisiae YFL026W STE2 Receptor for alpha-factor pheromone seven transmembrane-domain protein that interacts with both pheromone and a heterotrimeric G protein to initiate the signaling response that leads to mating between haploid a and alpha cells), protein MSEINNSTYNPMNAYVTFTSIYGDDTMVRFKDVELVVNKRVTEAIMFGVKVGAASLTLIIMWMISKKRTTPIFIINQSSLVFTIIHASLYFGYLLSGFGSIVYNMTSFPQLISSNDVRVYAATNIFEVLLVASIEISLVFQVKVMFANNNGRRWTWCLMVVSIGMALATVGLYFATAVELIRAAYSNDTVSRHVFYNVSLILLASSVNLMTLMLVVKLVLAIRSRRFLGLKQFDSFHILLIMSCQTLIAPSILFILGWTLDPHTGNEVLITVGQLLIVLSLPLSSMWATTANNTSSSSSSVSCNDSSFGNDNLCSKSSQFRRTFMNRFRPKSVNGDGNSENTFVTIDDLEKSVFQELSTPVSGESKIDHDHASSISCQKTCNHVHASTVNSDKGSWSSDGSCGSSPLRKTSTVNSEDLPPHILSAYDDDRGIVESKKIILKKL, encoded by the coding sequence ATGAGTGAGATTAACAATTCTACCTACAATCCAATGAATGCATATGTAACGTTTACATCAATATATGGTGATGATACTATGGTACGTTTCAAAGATGTGGAATTGGTAGTTAACAAAAGGGTTACAGAAGCCATTATGTTCGGCGTCAAAGTTGGTGCAGCTTCGTTGACACTCATCATCATGTGGATGATCTctaagaaaagaacaacaCCGATATTTATCATAAATCAGTCTTCGCTTGTATTTACCATAATACATGCTTCGCTTTATTTTGGGTACCTTTTGTCAGGATTTGGTAGTATAGTTTACAATATGACATCGTTCCCGCAGTTAATAAGCTCCAATGACGTTCGTGTGTACGCAGCtacaaatatttttgagGTCCTGTTGGTAGCATCTATCGAAATCTCTCTGGTTTTTCAGGTCAAAGTTATGTTTGCCAACAATAATGGTCGAAGATGGACTTGGTGTTTGATGGTAGTTTCCATAGGGATGGCACTAGCTACTGTAGGACTTTATTTTGCCACTGCCGTTGAGTTGATCAGAGCTGCTTACAGCAATGATACTGTTAGCCGCCATGTTTTTTACAATGTTTCTCTGATCTTACTAGCGTCATCTGTCAATCTAATGACACTAATGctagtggtaaaattagTATTAGCGATcagatcaagaagatttttGGGGTTGAAACAGTTTGACAGTTTCCACATATTACTTATAATGTCTTGCCAGACTCTAATAGCACCTTCCATTCTATTCATTTTGGGTTGGACCTTAGACCCTCATACTGGTAATGAGGTTTTAATTACAGTTGGTCAATTGCTAATAGTACTGTCATTACCGCTGTCATCTATGTGGGCTACAACCGCTAACAATACCAGTTCATCTAGTAGTTCGGTGTCCTGTAATGACAGCTCTTTTGGTAATGACAATCTCTGTTCCAAGAGTTCGCAATTTAGAAGAACTTTTATGAATAGATTCCGTCCCAAGTCGGTTAATGGTGACGGTAATTCTGAAAATACCTTTGTTacaattgatgatttggaaaaaagcgtttttcaagaattatCAACACCTGTTAGCGGAGAATCAAAGATAGATCATGATCATGCAAGTAGTATTTCATGTCAAAAGACATGTAATCATGTTCATGCTTCGACAGTGAATTCAGATAAGGGATCTTGGTCCTCTGATGGTAGTTGTGGCAGTTCTCCGTTAAGAAAGACTTCCACCGTTAAttctgaagatttacctCCACATATATTGAGCGCCTACGATGACGATCGAGGTATAGTAgaaagtaaaaaaattatccTAAAGAAATTATGA